The Rhodamnia argentea isolate NSW1041297 chromosome 7, ASM2092103v1, whole genome shotgun sequence genome contains the following window.
GATTGAGGATCTAACGCCTGAATTCAGAATgtatgtattttatttttgtacgGTAGAGAGATAATAACCTTTTAGAAACCTTCGTATCATACTCTACTAGCCGTCCTAATTACTTTTATCGATCAACAAAGCTCACTCAGCCAACAGCAAGACTGGACAACAAAGAAAATCTCATATTGCCAACTCGTACCCCCGAGCCGCGATTCGCTTGCTCCAAAGTTTATGGAGGGCTAAATCGAGCTTAGCATGACAAACATTGATGATAACTTGTAATTCAATGCAAAATTGAATTAAACTAATACATCTACATATACAATGGAGAGAGAGTATCTGAGGAGAAACCTCCAACCCTGTGGTGTGATGAACCGGTGTGTTCAGAATCAGCATTTGCAGGTCATTTTTTTCACTCTTCCCAAACTTTAGGTAAcccatatttttttgaaaactacACCAATGACCACCCAAAGAAATCCTGGCCAACCGGAACTGTACACTTGCCCCTTGAATGAAAACCTCATACCTCATATCCATCATGCCAGTAATGCCGAGGAAGAAGACCGCCATGCTCGCTTACACTCCCTCCTCTCAATCTGTAGAAGGCTGGTTTGCTCCTCGCGGTCCTCAAAGGACCTGATCTGTTCCCATGCCGAACTGGGAGAGAGACATGGTCCCCAGTGAAACCCGAAGCTGAAAATGGTCTGTTCTCCACATCTTCAAGTGGGCCTGAACTGTACTCCATCGTGATGAAAGACGTGGCATGCCCATAAGTCAGACGAGGGGTGGCGCCACCAGCATTCCACCAACTGCTATCTGAAGGTACCAAATCCCCCTTGAAGTCGGAGTCCGGAACTGAAGAGTCCTTTTGACTGCAATAATCCCCACAAGTCTCATCAGCATCGTTGTAAATAAGCTTCAGAGCTTGCACAACCTCACCCATGAATGGTCTCTGTGTCACCTCGGGGTGTACACACACGGAGGCGATAGAAGCCACCTTAGCCATGTCATCAAAATTGTAGCTTCTGGCCAAGGCGGGGTCCACCAATTGCTCCAAGCCCTCTCTACTAGTTAGTAAAGGTCGTGCCCACGTTACAAGATTTTCCTGTCCCTGAGGTTGGGACATGTCCACAGGCTTCCGACCAGTTATAAGTTCAAGCAATACAACACCATAGCTGTAAACATCACTCTTGACGAGAAGATGGCCAGTCATTGCATACTCGGGGGCAACATATCTGTAAAAATATCAAGTAGACACACGTCAAATGTGTCATTGCATTTGCGAACACTATATAATTGCAAAACTTACACTATGCCATAGCAGATGAAGAAAAGAGTAAACAGATATCTTGAGTGCAGAATAGAGGAAAAGAACCAGGATAGGGCACAAGAATTACAGAGCCTAAACTCATCATTTATGTGGAAATGTATGGTACTCTGGTTGAGGTAAAGAACCTGTCAGGTTCTATTATTCTGTCATCGAAACTCAAATTGGGTTTTCAGATAGTCGGTAAAACTCAATAACATTGCCTAAACTGATAAGGAAACCTGATCTTACAGGTGCAAAACTGAAGATGACCGCTGCTACAGCGTCTGGTGCAGTAAGAAAATCatacgaaaagaaaaagggggtcAGAGCACCCACATTTGTAGATTGCTCCACATAAATAAGCTGACTAGTTTCTCTGTTAATAGGTACTGGGAACTACTTATTAATGATAAGATATAAACGATATGACATGATCATGTACAGAAGCCAAAGACAAttacccaaaagttcccatGACACGAGTTGATATATGTTGACTCCCCTCAGTTGCTTCCCTTGCCAACCCAAAATCAGAAACCTTGGGAGTGAAGTCATCCTCCAGCAAAACATTGCTAGCCTTAAAATCTCGGTGTATCACACGGGGATTAGAATCTTCATGAAGATAGGCCAATCCCCTTGCTGCTCCAAGGGCAATTTTCATCCGAGCTTCCCAATCGAGAGGTCCCCCCTTCCTATCAGCACCTGAAATAATAAGATAGTCACTAGTCCAACATAAATGAAGAAAGCAGGTAGGGAGACAAATAATTTTCGTAGACAAAACATTGTCTGTTCAAAATACAAAATTCATAGGGGAGTAAGTACCGTGCAAGTGGGATTCAACACTGCCATTGTGAACAAGCTCATATACTAGGCAGCGCATATGTCCTTCAATACATATGCCGAGCAACTTCACAAGATTGCGGTGGTGCAATCTGCTTAGCATCTCTACTTCAGCAATAAACTCACGGTCACCATTCTGCTGATCTCTTGTAAGCAGCTTAACTGCCGTTTCAGTTCCATCTTCCATGATCCCTTTGTAAACACGCCCAAATCCCCCTTCACCCAAAACCCTCTTGGAGCTAAATTTATCAGTTGCTTTCTCAAGCTCAGCTAGGCCAAATGTTTTAACAGAGAGCATACAAGGAGCCATGGTGGACATTAGTGATCCAGATGATGAGCTTCCAATGCTACTAGATAAGATAGAACCAATACCTACACGTGTAAACATTAAAAACAAGTAAAAgttagaaaaaagagagaaacccGGTTCGATGACAGAACCAGAATAGATATTTTCTGCTTCCTACTTACAAGAGCCCATATCCTTGTTTTTCGACCAATCTCTTATTCTAAAGGCATCATTGCATGACAACCAGTCACACAGCATTGCTTCTATAGAGACTTAAAACTCAGctgacaaaatatgaaagaaGATCACGGACCCAAAGAAAACCCGAACTAGCTGGAGGAAAAGATCATATACCGAGGAATTAACTTGTTGTACATAAGAATAacatttccttttccctttgaCCTTTGTAAAACCAACATAAGATACAGCGTGCTTAAGCTATTTAGTGGAGAAAATGACCTGCATATAAGTCGATGACAAATCTCATGAAGAagtgatgtaaaaaaaaaacagaagaagaaaaacctcTCCTATGCAAACTGCAAACCATATGAAGAACACACTGGAGTCAAACAACaatgaataaatgaataaaCATACCAGCATGAAACTATTTATTAGATGAggatgaaaaatgaaacaagCCCTAAACATTTCCTGTAAAAGGATCTaatccaaaaacttaaactgCTAAATGAAAGCACGGGAAACTATTTACAGtgccactaacaaaaaaattagtgaCAAGGTGTTGCTTGCCAAGAAATAAGGTACACCCCAGAACATACCAGATCTTTTGTTTATGGAGGAGGTGAATGCTGGACCAACAGCACTCGATGGTCTTCCAAATTTCTTCCATTTTAATAATATAGCAAATCCTCCAATCAGAACCAACAGAAGCACAAAGGCAGACAAAGATATTATTGCAATGGTTCTAACGTTCATCCTCTGGTTCTTGTTGGGAAAATTTGCAGTAATAGGGAATTCTCCAGAAGCTCCAGTAGGTCCTTTGCTGTTGAAATCCCCAAATGGGGGTGATGAAGGTATGCCTGACAAGAACTCTTTCAGTGACAAACACAAGCCTTTAGAAGCCAGTTTGCAAGGAGAGTTAGACTACTACCTGTATAAGTAATGTACATCACTTGGTAATTACCAAAGAGTGAAGTATTTAGAGGCACTTTTTTATGCCAAAACCTGTCGTATATCAATATTGCAGTGGTGTTATCAAACTTCTCTCCCAGCGGAACCAAGTTTATATCGACTACGGTGCTCCCTTGATTTTGACTATCAGCACTTGCACCCATTATCTTCACTTGACTTTGTTCCAAATATGTGCCATCTGCGACCTCAATCTCTAGCTCATTCATCACTGGAAAGACAGCATAAGGAGCTACATCTAGGAGAAGCCTGACTTTCATTGGAAACACACAACCACAAGGTGAACCAAAGGGAGTTGCTGTAAGTGGCTCCACACAAATTTGATCACAACCTGCCAGAACCTCACTTATTTAAACAGCAGAACTTTTGTTTCTTTGGGCTTCGAGCAGCAGGAAAGAATTTCATAACAAGAGCACGAAAGGAAGAAAAGTTctacacaattaaaatattgaaGCTGGGGATTAATAACGAGGGAAGAGCAATGTGCTATCAGTTGAAGACAAATGCTATTATAACATCTGCTTTGTGGTATATTGCTGCCAAGAGAAACACAAAAAACATACAAGAGAACTATCTCCATATTGGTACAGTCCAGATATAAGAACAAAATACTAGACTGTTAAAAAATGACAGCCAATGCACTA
Protein-coding sequences here:
- the LOC115742444 gene encoding receptor-like serine/threonine-protein kinase ALE2, with protein sequence MPPRALIPSLLSLLNLLFLCSGLPSSHIYLFPSLQPSQPFLAGRSAESARILLTSVSSALSNYSLKKFVRLPLGSSLAPAPSLSYSAPTPSPNSPLARHRGHHRHRARPHVAAPSPSKGPGCDQICVEPLTATPFGSPCGCVFPMKVRLLLDVAPYAVFPVMNELEIEVADGTYLEQSQVKIMGASADSQNQGSTVVDINLVPLGEKFDNTTAILIYDRFWHKKVPLNTSLFGNYQVMYITYTGIPSSPPFGDFNSKGPTGASGEFPITANFPNKNQRMNVRTIAIISLSAFVLLLVLIGGFAILLKWKKFGRPSSAVGPAFTSSINKRSGIGSILSSSIGSSSSGSLMSTMAPCMLSVKTFGLAELEKATDKFSSKRVLGEGGFGRVYKGIMEDGTETAVKLLTRDQQNGDREFIAEVEMLSRLHHRNLVKLLGICIEGHMRCLVYELVHNGSVESHLHGADRKGGPLDWEARMKIALGAARGLAYLHEDSNPRVIHRDFKASNVLLEDDFTPKVSDFGLAREATEGSQHISTRVMGTFGYVAPEYAMTGHLLVKSDVYSYGVVLLELITGRKPVDMSQPQGQENLVTWARPLLTSREGLEQLVDPALARSYNFDDMAKVASIASVCVHPEVTQRPFMGEVVQALKLIYNDADETCGDYCSQKDSSVPDSDFKGDLVPSDSSWWNAGGATPRLTYGHATSFITMEYSSGPLEDVENRPFSASGFTGDHVSLPVRHGNRSGPLRTARSKPAFYRLRGGSVSEHGGLLPRHYWHDGYEV